Proteins co-encoded in one Perca flavescens isolate YP-PL-M2 chromosome 11, PFLA_1.0, whole genome shotgun sequence genomic window:
- the chn1 gene encoding N-chimaerin isoform X1, whose product MPSRESYEVHKEEKSLVQKAKREANQEDILAAALVMRMGPQKPPATFWQPLKLFAYSQLTSLVRRATLKENERTPKSEKVHNFKVHTFRGPHWCEHCASFMWGLMAQGVKCADCGLNVHKQCSSLVPNDCKPDLRHIRKVYSCDLTTLVRAHDTARPMVVDMCIREIESRGLKSEGLYRISGFSDSLEEVKMAFDKDGEKTDISVNAYEDINIIAGALKLYLRDLPVPIISYDAYPRFIEAAKLTDPEKKLEAFREALALLPPSHSETLKYLMAHLKRVTQNEKFNLMNAENLAIVFGPTLMRAPNLDAITALNDIRYQRQVVEVLIKNEEALF is encoded by the exons ATGCCATCTAGAGAGTCCTACGAGGTTCACAAGGAAGAGAAGTCCCTGGTGCAAAAGGCCAAGCGAGAGGCCAATCAGGAGGATATTCTGGCGGCAGCTCTAGTGATGAGGATGGGGCCACAGAAACCTCCAGCCACTTTCTGGCAGCCACTTAAACTATTCGCCTATTCACAGCTCACCTCACTGGTTCGCAGAGCCACACTGAAGGAGAACGAGCGGACACCCAAATCTGAGAAAGTCCACAATTTCAAG GTCCATACCTTTCGAGGGCCTCACTGGTGTGAACACTGTGCCAGCTTCATGTGGGGACTGATGGCTCAGGGGGTCAAATGTGCAG ATTGTGGTTTGAACGTCCACAAACAGTGTTCATCTCTGGTGCCCAACGACTGCAAGCCTGACCTGAGACACATCCGTAAGGTCTACAGCTGTGACCTCACGACCCTGGTGAGAGCTCATGATACAGCGCGACCGATGGTGGTGGACATGTGCATACGAGAGATCGAGTCAAGAG GACTGAAGTCTGAAGGCCTCTACAGAATATCTGGATTTAGCGATTCGTTGGAAGAAGTCAAGATGGCGTTCGACAAAG ATGGCGAGAAGACAGACATCTCAGTGAATGCCTATGAAGACATCAATATCATCGCGGGTGCACTAAAACTTTACCTCAGGGATTTGCCTGTTCCCATCATCTCATACGATGCTTACCCTAGGTTCATCGAGGCTGCAA AGCTCACAGACCCAGAGAAGAAGCTGGAAGCTTTCCGTGAGGCTCTTGCTTTGCTGCCACCATCACACAGTGAAACTTTGAAGTACCTCATGGCGCACTTAAAAAG GGTGACACAGAATGAAAAATTCAACCTGATGAACGCGGAGAACCTCGCCATTGTTTTCGGACCCACCCTCATGCGTGCACCAAACCTGGACGCCATAACAGCACTCAATGACATCCGCTACCAGAGACAGGTGGTGGAGGTGCTCATTAAAAATGAAGAGGCACTCTTTTAA
- the chn1 gene encoding N-chimaerin isoform X3, whose protein sequence is MPSRESYEVHKEEKSLVQKAKREANQEDILAAALVMRMGPQKPPATFWQPLKLFAYSQLTSLVRRATLKENERTPKSEKVHNFKVHTFRGPHWCEHCASFMWGLMAQGVKCAGLKSEGLYRISGFSDSLEEVKMAFDKDGEKTDISVNAYEDINIIAGALKLYLRDLPVPIISYDAYPRFIEAAKLTDPEKKLEAFREALALLPPSHSETLKYLMAHLKRVTQNEKFNLMNAENLAIVFGPTLMRAPNLDAITALNDIRYQRQVVEVLIKNEEALF, encoded by the exons ATGCCATCTAGAGAGTCCTACGAGGTTCACAAGGAAGAGAAGTCCCTGGTGCAAAAGGCCAAGCGAGAGGCCAATCAGGAGGATATTCTGGCGGCAGCTCTAGTGATGAGGATGGGGCCACAGAAACCTCCAGCCACTTTCTGGCAGCCACTTAAACTATTCGCCTATTCACAGCTCACCTCACTGGTTCGCAGAGCCACACTGAAGGAGAACGAGCGGACACCCAAATCTGAGAAAGTCCACAATTTCAAG GTCCATACCTTTCGAGGGCCTCACTGGTGTGAACACTGTGCCAGCTTCATGTGGGGACTGATGGCTCAGGGGGTCAAATGTGCAG GACTGAAGTCTGAAGGCCTCTACAGAATATCTGGATTTAGCGATTCGTTGGAAGAAGTCAAGATGGCGTTCGACAAAG ATGGCGAGAAGACAGACATCTCAGTGAATGCCTATGAAGACATCAATATCATCGCGGGTGCACTAAAACTTTACCTCAGGGATTTGCCTGTTCCCATCATCTCATACGATGCTTACCCTAGGTTCATCGAGGCTGCAA AGCTCACAGACCCAGAGAAGAAGCTGGAAGCTTTCCGTGAGGCTCTTGCTTTGCTGCCACCATCACACAGTGAAACTTTGAAGTACCTCATGGCGCACTTAAAAAG GGTGACACAGAATGAAAAATTCAACCTGATGAACGCGGAGAACCTCGCCATTGTTTTCGGACCCACCCTCATGCGTGCACCAAACCTGGACGCCATAACAGCACTCAATGACATCCGCTACCAGAGACAGGTGGTGGAGGTGCTCATTAAAAATGAAGAGGCACTCTTTTAA
- the chn1 gene encoding N-chimaerin isoform X5 gives MPSRESYEVHKEEKSLVQKAKREANQEDILAAALVMRMGPQKPPATFWQPLKLFAYSQLTSLVRRATLKENERTPKSEKVHNFKVHTFRGPHWCEHCASFMWGLMAQGVKCAGLKSEGLYRISGFSDSLEEVKMAFDKELTDPEKKLEAFREALALLPPSHSETLKYLMAHLKRVTQNEKFNLMNAENLAIVFGPTLMRAPNLDAITALNDIRYQRQVVEVLIKNEEALF, from the exons ATGCCATCTAGAGAGTCCTACGAGGTTCACAAGGAAGAGAAGTCCCTGGTGCAAAAGGCCAAGCGAGAGGCCAATCAGGAGGATATTCTGGCGGCAGCTCTAGTGATGAGGATGGGGCCACAGAAACCTCCAGCCACTTTCTGGCAGCCACTTAAACTATTCGCCTATTCACAGCTCACCTCACTGGTTCGCAGAGCCACACTGAAGGAGAACGAGCGGACACCCAAATCTGAGAAAGTCCACAATTTCAAG GTCCATACCTTTCGAGGGCCTCACTGGTGTGAACACTGTGCCAGCTTCATGTGGGGACTGATGGCTCAGGGGGTCAAATGTGCAG GACTGAAGTCTGAAGGCCTCTACAGAATATCTGGATTTAGCGATTCGTTGGAAGAAGTCAAGATGGCGTTCGACAAAG AGCTCACAGACCCAGAGAAGAAGCTGGAAGCTTTCCGTGAGGCTCTTGCTTTGCTGCCACCATCACACAGTGAAACTTTGAAGTACCTCATGGCGCACTTAAAAAG GGTGACACAGAATGAAAAATTCAACCTGATGAACGCGGAGAACCTCGCCATTGTTTTCGGACCCACCCTCATGCGTGCACCAAACCTGGACGCCATAACAGCACTCAATGACATCCGCTACCAGAGACAGGTGGTGGAGGTGCTCATTAAAAATGAAGAGGCACTCTTTTAA
- the chn1 gene encoding N-chimaerin isoform X2, giving the protein MPSRESYEVHKEEKSLVQKAKREANQEDILAAALVMRMGPQKPPATFWQPLKLFAYSQLTSLVRRATLKENERTPKSEKVHNFKVHTFRGPHWCEHCASFMWGLMAQGVKCADCGLNVHKQCSSLVPNDCKPDLRHIRKVYSCDLTTLVRAHDTARPMVVDMCIREIESRGLKSEGLYRISGFSDSLEEVKMAFDKELTDPEKKLEAFREALALLPPSHSETLKYLMAHLKRVTQNEKFNLMNAENLAIVFGPTLMRAPNLDAITALNDIRYQRQVVEVLIKNEEALF; this is encoded by the exons ATGCCATCTAGAGAGTCCTACGAGGTTCACAAGGAAGAGAAGTCCCTGGTGCAAAAGGCCAAGCGAGAGGCCAATCAGGAGGATATTCTGGCGGCAGCTCTAGTGATGAGGATGGGGCCACAGAAACCTCCAGCCACTTTCTGGCAGCCACTTAAACTATTCGCCTATTCACAGCTCACCTCACTGGTTCGCAGAGCCACACTGAAGGAGAACGAGCGGACACCCAAATCTGAGAAAGTCCACAATTTCAAG GTCCATACCTTTCGAGGGCCTCACTGGTGTGAACACTGTGCCAGCTTCATGTGGGGACTGATGGCTCAGGGGGTCAAATGTGCAG ATTGTGGTTTGAACGTCCACAAACAGTGTTCATCTCTGGTGCCCAACGACTGCAAGCCTGACCTGAGACACATCCGTAAGGTCTACAGCTGTGACCTCACGACCCTGGTGAGAGCTCATGATACAGCGCGACCGATGGTGGTGGACATGTGCATACGAGAGATCGAGTCAAGAG GACTGAAGTCTGAAGGCCTCTACAGAATATCTGGATTTAGCGATTCGTTGGAAGAAGTCAAGATGGCGTTCGACAAAG AGCTCACAGACCCAGAGAAGAAGCTGGAAGCTTTCCGTGAGGCTCTTGCTTTGCTGCCACCATCACACAGTGAAACTTTGAAGTACCTCATGGCGCACTTAAAAAG GGTGACACAGAATGAAAAATTCAACCTGATGAACGCGGAGAACCTCGCCATTGTTTTCGGACCCACCCTCATGCGTGCACCAAACCTGGACGCCATAACAGCACTCAATGACATCCGCTACCAGAGACAGGTGGTGGAGGTGCTCATTAAAAATGAAGAGGCACTCTTTTAA
- the chn1 gene encoding N-chimaerin isoform X4 — protein MPSRESYEVHKEEKSLVQKAKREANQEDILAAALVMRMGPQKPPATFWQPLKLFAYSQLTSLVRRATLKENERTPKSEKVHNFKVHTFRGPHWCEHCASFMWGLMAQGVKCADCGLNVHKQCSSLVPNDCKPDLRHIRKVYSCDLTTLVRAHDTARPMVVDMCIREIESRELTDPEKKLEAFREALALLPPSHSETLKYLMAHLKRVTQNEKFNLMNAENLAIVFGPTLMRAPNLDAITALNDIRYQRQVVEVLIKNEEALF, from the exons ATGCCATCTAGAGAGTCCTACGAGGTTCACAAGGAAGAGAAGTCCCTGGTGCAAAAGGCCAAGCGAGAGGCCAATCAGGAGGATATTCTGGCGGCAGCTCTAGTGATGAGGATGGGGCCACAGAAACCTCCAGCCACTTTCTGGCAGCCACTTAAACTATTCGCCTATTCACAGCTCACCTCACTGGTTCGCAGAGCCACACTGAAGGAGAACGAGCGGACACCCAAATCTGAGAAAGTCCACAATTTCAAG GTCCATACCTTTCGAGGGCCTCACTGGTGTGAACACTGTGCCAGCTTCATGTGGGGACTGATGGCTCAGGGGGTCAAATGTGCAG ATTGTGGTTTGAACGTCCACAAACAGTGTTCATCTCTGGTGCCCAACGACTGCAAGCCTGACCTGAGACACATCCGTAAGGTCTACAGCTGTGACCTCACGACCCTGGTGAGAGCTCATGATACAGCGCGACCGATGGTGGTGGACATGTGCATACGAGAGATCGAGTCAAGAG AGCTCACAGACCCAGAGAAGAAGCTGGAAGCTTTCCGTGAGGCTCTTGCTTTGCTGCCACCATCACACAGTGAAACTTTGAAGTACCTCATGGCGCACTTAAAAAG GGTGACACAGAATGAAAAATTCAACCTGATGAACGCGGAGAACCTCGCCATTGTTTTCGGACCCACCCTCATGCGTGCACCAAACCTGGACGCCATAACAGCACTCAATGACATCCGCTACCAGAGACAGGTGGTGGAGGTGCTCATTAAAAATGAAGAGGCACTCTTTTAA